A window from Nitrospira sp. ND1 encodes these proteins:
- a CDS encoding DEAD/DEAH box helicase, with protein MVSFAELSLTSFLADRLQQAGFTAPTPIQSAAIPLALEGRDLLAQAKTGSGKTLAFLIPLIERAVKEGWKPAGHASASHAGSSRSPRALVLAPTRELALQIEMELRKYAPPSVTSLAVYGGVPIERHYRALRQPPLIVIGTPGRLLDVAGTRHLDLRGVEYVVMDEADQMLDRGFLRDIQRILQLLPTQRQTMLFSATFSPEILTLAESMLKNPARTAVDPGVNTPTTITHAYYVVPSESSRVQLIHTLLQSPESGDQSMVFCDQKYKVKRLAARLGGEPASVGAITGNHSQAQRERTLTAFRSGRLRTLVATDVAARGLDVPSVSQVIHYELPGNPTSYVHRTGRTGRAERSGATLLILSPQEEHEYLAMVRRLRIQTKRLTLPALAVLPPPAHEPESNGQSRHDGRGRDARPRRAGERQNSMPQDARGGQGRRGWRADRPAAPRRGNS; from the coding sequence ATGGTGTCGTTTGCCGAATTGTCTCTTACATCGTTTCTCGCTGACCGTTTACAACAGGCCGGGTTTACCGCGCCGACTCCCATTCAGAGCGCGGCGATTCCGCTGGCGTTAGAGGGGCGTGATTTGTTGGCCCAGGCCAAGACTGGCAGCGGGAAAACGCTGGCCTTTCTTATTCCCTTGATCGAACGGGCCGTCAAAGAGGGCTGGAAGCCTGCCGGTCATGCCTCCGCGTCGCATGCCGGATCTTCCAGATCGCCGCGGGCGCTCGTGCTCGCGCCGACCCGTGAGCTGGCCCTTCAAATTGAAATGGAATTGCGCAAGTATGCGCCGCCGTCAGTCACGTCGCTGGCCGTGTACGGTGGTGTCCCCATCGAGCGGCACTACCGCGCCTTGCGCCAACCGCCGTTGATCGTGATTGGAACGCCGGGGCGTTTGTTGGACGTGGCGGGGACCCGCCATTTGGACCTGCGCGGGGTCGAATATGTGGTCATGGATGAAGCGGATCAAATGTTGGATCGCGGATTCCTGCGCGACATTCAGCGTATTCTGCAATTGCTTCCCACCCAACGACAGACCATGCTGTTTTCGGCAACCTTCTCGCCGGAAATTCTGACGCTCGCCGAATCGATGCTGAAGAATCCGGCTCGAACGGCGGTGGATCCCGGCGTGAATACGCCGACCACGATTACCCACGCGTACTACGTGGTGCCAAGCGAATCCTCGCGGGTGCAGTTGATTCACACACTGCTCCAGTCTCCGGAGTCCGGTGATCAGTCGATGGTCTTTTGCGATCAGAAATACAAAGTGAAACGGTTGGCTGCCCGTCTGGGCGGAGAGCCAGCCTCGGTCGGTGCCATCACCGGAAACCACTCGCAGGCCCAGCGGGAACGGACCCTCACGGCGTTCCGATCGGGCCGGTTGCGCACCCTGGTCGCGACCGATGTCGCCGCTCGCGGATTGGATGTGCCGTCGGTGTCGCAGGTCATTCATTACGAACTGCCCGGCAACCCCACGTCCTACGTGCATCGCACCGGCCGAACGGGTCGGGCTGAACGATCCGGCGCGACGCTCTTGATTCTCTCTCCGCAGGAAGAGCATGAATACTTGGCGATGGTGCGCCGTTTGCGAATCCAAACGAAGCGCCTGACGTTGCCCGCACTGGCGGTACTGCCGCCTCCTGCGCATGAGCCTGAGTCGAACGGCCAATCCAGGCATGATGGGCGGGGGCGCGATGCCCGACCGCGACGTGCCGGAGAGCGCCAAAACTCCATGCCTCAGGATGCGAGAGGCGGGCAGGGCCGTCGAGGTTGGCGTGCGGATCGTCCCGCCGCCCCGCGCCGTGGCAACAGTTGA
- a CDS encoding DUF5069 domain-containing protein gives MDLSQQSPRRWSDTLAGIMWLPRLIDKVRAFQAGTLGTYAYPSALDQSFMRRFQLTPAYIEPLVREAASDEAIGTAIRARIQLSDEEVQHRCAIFRDKYRLAFAVLDRDDGYVRGLGYPIPRFLQPPLWRWYQRWSAQKASATSI, from the coding sequence ATGGACCTATCCCAGCAGTCGCCGCGACGATGGAGTGACACCCTGGCAGGCATAATGTGGCTGCCACGGTTGATCGACAAGGTGCGCGCCTTTCAGGCCGGCACGCTCGGAACCTATGCCTACCCCTCCGCACTGGACCAGTCCTTCATGCGCCGGTTCCAGCTGACGCCTGCCTACATCGAACCGCTGGTCCGTGAAGCGGCATCCGATGAGGCCATCGGAACCGCGATCCGGGCGCGCATCCAGCTGAGCGACGAGGAGGTGCAACACCGCTGCGCGATCTTCCGTGACAAGTACCGGCTGGCATTCGCCGTGCTGGACCGGGATGACGGCTATGTCCGCGGCCTGGGGTATCCGATCCCCCGCTTTCTGCAGCCACCGCTCTGGCGATGGTATCAACGCTGGTCGGCACAAAAGGCCTCTGCCACGTCTATCTGA
- a CDS encoding peptidylprolyl isomerase: MKAGRSLLLGMLLAVGGQLMGAGAYAQGDLAIADGVKVSLEYILTLPDKSVADSNVGQEPIIFVQGAHEIVPGLEKALDGMKAGQKRRIEVAAQDAYGPYNNKLRQSVDKEKLPKDVKVGDILQASDNRLVKVLEVNDKKVLIDLNHPLAGKTLTFDVNVLKVEKGDAADAPASKTP, encoded by the coding sequence ATGAAAGCTGGACGGAGTCTGTTGCTGGGCATGTTGCTGGCCGTCGGTGGTCAGTTGATGGGGGCGGGCGCCTACGCGCAAGGCGATCTCGCCATTGCCGACGGGGTGAAAGTGTCGTTGGAGTACATTCTGACGCTTCCCGACAAGTCCGTCGCCGATTCGAATGTCGGTCAGGAGCCGATCATCTTCGTGCAGGGGGCGCATGAAATTGTCCCCGGCCTCGAAAAGGCTCTCGACGGCATGAAGGCCGGACAGAAACGGCGCATCGAGGTGGCGGCGCAGGACGCCTACGGTCCCTACAACAACAAGCTACGCCAGAGCGTGGACAAAGAAAAGCTTCCCAAGGACGTCAAGGTCGGGGACATTTTGCAGGCGTCGGATAACCGGCTGGTGAAGGTCCTCGAAGTGAATGACAAGAAGGTGTTGATCGATCTCAACCATCCATTGGCTGGAAAGACGCTCACCTTCGATGTGAATGTCCTCAAGGTCGAAAAGGGCGATGCCGCGGA
- a CDS encoding RNA-binding protein — translation MGSKIYVGGLPYSTTEQQLSDLFAVHGAVTSARIITDKFTGQSRGFGFVEMSGDSEAQAAINALNGTQFGGRTLTVNEARPQEPRSGGGGGRGMGGGRH, via the coding sequence ATGGGTTCGAAGATCTACGTTGGCGGCTTGCCATATTCAACCACCGAGCAACAGCTGAGTGACCTGTTTGCGGTGCACGGGGCGGTGACGTCGGCGCGCATCATCACGGACAAATTCACCGGCCAGTCACGGGGCTTCGGCTTCGTCGAAATGTCGGGAGATTCCGAGGCGCAGGCGGCGATCAACGCGTTGAACGGGACACAATTCGGGGGCCGCACGTTGACTGTGAATGAAGCCCGCCCGCAGGAGCCCCGCTCCGGTGGTGGCGGAGGACGTGGAATGGGCGGGGGCCGGCACTAA